The nucleotide window ACCTACATCCCGGACACGAAAGGTCATCCGATATATCTTTGATTCATAGATTCAAATTTTAGGGAAATGAGGTGTTTTTTTGTTTGTTCACATTGGTGGATATACAGTCATCCGCTCCAAAGATATCGTTGCCATTTTAAATTACGACGTCCAGGAATCGTCGACGATTACCCAACAATATCTCGCATCCTTAAATGAAAATGAGATCGTAAAAATTGCGGAGGATTACAATTCAACAAAATCACTCGTCATCACCTCCGAGAAATTATATCATTCGCCCATTTCCTCCACGACCTTGAAACGACGCTCGCAAAATATGCTCGATGACGGCAACGATGAAGCATGACCTTCCCACGAATGATGGGAGAAGTGCCTCGACTCGGTTTTGTACGAACCTCTTAATTAGAAACGTAGGTGAAGATTGCCCATGGAACAACATTCGTATGATGAAAGTCAAATACAGGTACTCAAGGGTTTGGAAGCTGTTCGCAAGCGCCCGGGGATGTATGTCGGTTCCACAAATGCGCGGGGACTCCATCATCTCGTTTGGGAAATCGTAGATAACAGCATTGATGAAGCGATGGCCGGCTTTTGTGATGAAATTCATATCGCAATTGAAAAAGACAACAGCATCACGGTTACCGATAATGGCCGTGGCATCCCCGTCGGCATGCACGAAAAAGAAGGAAGGCCAACGCTGGAAGTCATCATGACTGTTCTTCACGCAGGCGGAAAATTCGGCGGCGGCGGATATAAAGTATCCGGTGGCTTGCATGGCGTCGGGGCTTCCGTTGTAAATGCCCTATCCGAGCATATGGAAGTTGAAATCCATCGCGACGGAAATG belongs to Salicibibacter cibi and includes:
- the remB gene encoding extracellular matrix regulator RemB, coding for MFVHIGGYTVIRSKDIVAILNYDVQESSTITQQYLASLNENEIVKIAEDYNSTKSLVITSEKLYHSPISSTTLKRRSQNMLDDGNDEA